AGGGTGCCGCCGCCCTCGGCGGGCTCCATCTTGAGGATCCGGTGCGTGACCAGGGTCGGGACGCCGGAGTCGGCGGGCGGCAGGTAGGTGATGACGTCTCCGACCTCGAGCTCGGAGACGGGGACCTTCTTCTCGAAGACGATCGAGCCCTTGTCGTAGGTCCCGGTCATCGAGCCGCCGGTGATGACGTAGCGGTCGTATCCGAACAGCGCGGGGGCCATCCAGGCGACGCATCCGAGCATCACGACGACGAGTGCCAGCGTGGCGACCCACCGGAGGACGCGGCGGGGGAGAGGGGCTTTGTCGGCCTGGTTCCCGGGTGCGCGGTGCTGGCTCATCGCTGGCTCCTCATCGGTGGAAGGTGGGTGCTGCGGGGTGGATCAGGTCAGGGGAAAGTGGTGCAACGGGAGGGGCGCCTCCCCTGTGCGCGCCCCTCCCGCTGGGATCACTGGTTGAACGTGTCGCCCGCGAGCTGGACCGAGGACCAGCGGTACGTCGCGCCGGCGGTCTTGCCCTGGTCGGTGTTCGGGGTGTCCTGGTTGAGCTTCACGGTGAACTTGAACGTGTGCGCCGCGTTGGAGGCCCAGGTGCCGAGCTCGAGCTTGGCGTCGTCGGCCAGCGCACCGAAGGTGCCGGAGAAGACGTTGGTGCCCGTGGTGGTGTCGACGATGTCGAGGGTCAGGTTGCTGCCGGCGAAGCCGTTGCTGGAGGAGGTCTCCATCAGCGAGAACGCGGCCGGCAGGGAGCCGGTGTTGGTCAGCGTCAGGGTGCCGTTGAGCACGTCGCCCGGCTTCATGTTGGTCAGGTTGAAGATGGCCGCGTCGGCCTTCGAGTTGGTGTGGGTCAGCGTGCCGGCGGTGACGGCGCTGATGGTGTTGCCGGTGGTGGAGTTGAACGTCGCACCCGAGCCCACGGCGATGGCGCCGGCGGCGAGGAGGGTGGCGAGCGGGACGAGGACCTTGGTGCGCTTCATGGGAGTTCTCCTACTGTGTGTGCCGCAGCAGGACAGCTGCGATCCGGTCTTGGGCCGCTCTTTCAGCGACAACCAGAACGCTACGGAGGCCAGGACCACAGCCCGGCAACGTCAAAGACCCGTCCCGGTCACAGCACGGAACGGGTTCTCCACACGTCGGTAACAGCCTGTTACCGAGGGTTTCGACAGGCTCAACCACCGGCGGAGCTCGACCAGCGCCTAGCGGAAGGCTGGCTTCTCCTTGGCCAGGAACGCCCGGACGCCTTCCTTGAAGTCGTCCCCGGTGTAGATCTCGCCGAGCATCGCGGCGTCGAAGGCCGGCGGTGCCTCGAGCACCTCGGCGCGCGCGAAGAGCTGCGCTTTGGTGGCCCGCATCGTGACGCCCGAGGCGGCCAGCAGGCCCGCCACCACGGTGTCGAGCTCGGCGTCGAGGTCCTCGACGACCGACATCACCGCGCCGACGGCGTACGCGCGCTCGGCGGTGGTCAGGCGCGAGGTCAGCAGCATCTCCCGGGTCAGCGACTCCCCGAAGACCGAGGCGCAGCGGTAGACGACCGGAGCCGCGAGGGCGTTGCCGAGCGTGCGGGCGATCGGGTAGCCGAATCGGGACTCCGGCGTGCAGATCCGCAGGTCGCAGTGGGTCGCGACGGCCAGGCCACCGCCGACGCAGGCACCCTCGACCGCGGCGATGGTGACCTGCGGAAGCTCGAAGAGCGCGACCAGCAGCTGCCGGATGCTTTCCTCGTAGCCGACCGCGTCGCGGTCCAGGAAGTCCGAGATCTCGTTGCCGGCCGCGAACGCCTTGCCGCCGGCGCCGCGCAGCACCAGCACCCGGGTGCTCGTGTCCTCGGCGAGCTCGTCGCAGAGGTCGCGCAGCGCGGCGTACATGGCGCTGGTGAAGGCGTTGCGCCGCTCGGGGCGGTTGAACACGACCTCGACGACGCCGTCACGACGGTTGACCTGCAGCTCTTCGGTGCTCACGCCCGAAGCCTAGGGGGCTACTCGTCGACCGTGACCTTCAGCCCGCCGTCGACCTCCTCGACCGTGACGGAGAGGTAGAGGGTGTCCTCGTAGGTCTCGGTGACCATGTCCTTCGGCCCGAAGCCGTAGTTGGCGTCGTACTCGAACGTCGCCGAGGCCTGGCCGCTGTCGGTGGACAGCTGCGCAGGGAACTCGCCGTCGAAGGAGTCGTAGTCGACGGTCGGAGGGGTGGTCAGCGTCCAGCGCACGTTGACGGCGTCGGAGTTGTACCCGCTGTTCGGGCAGCCGTCGGGGTCGATGGTGGTGGCGGCCATGCAGGTGTCCAGGTAGGCGGACAGCTGGCGGTCGACCTCCTCGCGGAAGGCGTCGGACGCGGTGGCCTCGGGGATCTCCGCGTACCCGGAGTAGGACCCGGCCTCGACGACGGTCTTGGCGCCGTCGGTGCTCAGCCACTTGTTGTCGCCGTACGGGTTGATGTCGTAGGTGCCCGGGAAGAGGTAGACGTCCTCGCCGGAGCCGATCTCGACCTCGGTCCCGTTGACCGCGACGCTGTCGGCGCCCTCGGGCAGGTCGAAGCTGACCCGGGTCGCCAGACCGCCGTCGGTGACCTCCCACTTGTCGAAGAAGACCCCGGTCTTGCCGTCCTTGCGCAGCTCCAGCTCGACCTCGGCCTTGCCGCCCTCGAGCCCTCTGAGCTCGACCTCCACGCGGGTCACGCCGCCGAAGCCGTCGGAGGTGTCCTCGATCTCGTAGGAGGTGAAGGTCTTCTCGGCCGCACCGTAGATCTCGTCGGTCAGCAGGTCGGTGTTCCCGTCCTCGACGTCGGCCAGGCCCAGGGCCTTCTCGGCGTCGCCGTCCTGGAGTGCGTCCAGGTACTTCTCCGCGGTCGCCTCGGCGCTGTACTTCGCGGAGTTGATCCCGGAGATGGTCGCCGAGCCCGCGCCGAGCAGGACCACGACGACGCCGCCGATGATGGCCAGCCGCTTCCACTGCGCCTTCTCGGCGTCGGTGAGCGGAGGACGGGGGGCGGCGGGGGCGCCCTCGGCCGCGGTCGGGGTGCCGACGACCGTCTGCGCCGGCAGCGGCGTGCCGCGCAGCCGGGCGAGTGCCGGCGCCGAGGCGAGCAGGCCCGGCGCGACGAACCGGCTGAGCACCTCGACCACGAAGCCGAAGACCGGCAGTACGGCCAGGGTCAGGGGCGAGGGACGGACGGTGAACGAGGCGCCCATGCCCTCGAAGCCGCCGCCGAGGGTGATCGACGGGAGCAGCAGCACGACCACGGCGCCACCGAAGAAGATCGTGGGCAGCACGGTCCAGGACGTCGGGTTGTCCAACCACGCGGGCGCCTGGTCGCGGCGCTGGTGCCAGGCGACCGCTCCGAGCACGGTCAGCAGGACGGCCCCGACCAGCATGAGGACCGCCCAGATCGGGTCGAAGTCCCAGGCCTGGGCGGTCTCGGTGAAGACGCTGATGCCGCCGAGGTGGCCCACCGCGTAGGTGTCCAGGCCCAGGGTGATCACCCACAGCGGGGCCAGCAGGGCCAGCCAGACACCTTCGTTGAGGATCGCCGCGACGCAGAGGATCGGCAGTGCGACGGCGATCCACAGGACGACCTGCTGCACCCAGAGCCGGGCGGCCTCGGCGTACTCGGTCGCGATCCATGCCGGGCGGGGTACGCCGGCGCCCAGGCGGCTGCCGAGGTACACCGCCGCGCCGGTCAGAAACCAGGCGCCTAAGAACAGGCTGACCGAGGCGGCGTGCATGACCGTGCCGTCGTCGCGCATCGCGGCGGCCCAGGTGACGGGGGTGATCACGACCGCGACGAGCAGGCCGACGGCGCCGGCCAGGATGGCCCGGCTGCCCTCGTCGGCGGCGGGCGCGGCGGTGCGGCCGACGCGTGCCGTCACGTACAGGAAGACCGCGGTCAGGCCGAGGGGAGGCGCCAGAAGGGCACCGCTGACGCCCCCGTCGTCGTTGATGTGCAGGTTGCCGAACAGGGCCATCGCCACCAGCTGCAGCGGCATCGCCAGCAGCACGCCGATCGCGTGGATGGTGCTCGAGTCCACGCCGCTGTCGCCGTCGGAGTCCAGGCCCGCGGCGACGGCGATCAGCACCACCATCACGATCGCGACCAGGAAGGTGATCCCGAGACCGACCAGGGGAGCGCGCAGCGCGCGTCCGACGGCGGCCGGGGTCGGCAACGCCAAGGAGGAGGGGCCGGTGGACGGGTCGGGTGACTGCGGCGCTGACGGGGGCTGGGGCACGGGGGTCTCGGAGCTCACGCGCTGAGGCTAGGGGAGTGTGCCGACGCACGTCAGCGTCCGGACCAGTCCGGCGGTGCCGCTAGGGTCGAGCGTCGTGAGCGAAGCCGCTGCCTACCGCGACGCCGTACGCGTCGTGATGCGCGAGCACGGGGAGCGGCTCGCCGCCGCGCGCGGGCTGGTGCTGCCGGTCGGTGCGCTCGCCGTCGGGCGCGCCGTCCCTGCTGACCTGCTGGCCTCGCTGCGCGCCCGGGTGAGCAGGTTCGACGGCGTCGAGGTCGAGCAGCTCGGCCACGCCTACGAGGCCCTGCTGCAGGACGAGGACCGCAGGAACGCCGGCGCCCACTACACGCCACGGGCTTTGGCCGACGAGGTCGTCGAGCACGCTCTGGCGCCGCTGGTCGAGGGCCTGCGTGCCGAGGACTTGCTCGACCTGCGGATCCTCGACATCGCCACCGGTTCGGGGATCTTCCTGCTCTCGGCCGCGGAGTACCTGACCGGACTGGTCGACGGCGGCCCGAGCCTGCGCCAGGTGATCACGACCTGCCTGTACGGCGCGGACGTCGATGCGACGACGGCCGAGGTCTGCCGGCTCTCGCTGTGGCTGCTCGCCGGCGACCAGGACCTGCCGTGGAACGTGCTCGAGGGCCGGGTCGTCGCGGGAGACTCGCTGCTCGACGAACCCGTCGCCGGTCGGGTGGCTGTCGACTGGACGGTGCTCGCGCCGGAGGTGATGGGCGCCGGAGGCTTTGACGCGGTGATCGGGAACCCGCCCTTCCTCGGGGTGAAGAACATCCGCGGAGCGGTCGGCCAGGTTGTCCGCGACCGGTACGCCGCCACGCTGCTGGACGGCGAGTCCGGCCGTTCCGACCTGGTCGTGTTCTTCCTGGCCCGCGCGACGCGCCTGTCCCGCGGGGTCGTCGGGCTCGTGCTCCCGGACGCCGTCTCCGAGGGTGACAGCGCCCGCTTCGGGCCCGGCCGTGCAATCGATCAGGGTTTCGAGATCTTCCGGGCCGAGACCTCCCGGCCGTGGCCGAGCGCGGCCGGCGTACGGATCGCGCTGCTGTGGCTGCGACGAGGGGTGTCGGGCTCTAGCGCGGTGCTGGACGGCGTCGTCGTCCAGCGGATCGGTCCCCACCTCGGCCGGGTCGCCGCGTCCGCGCGCGGCACCACTCCGGCGCCCGACTGGCTGCCGCACGGGCACCAGGCCACGATCGTGCTCGGTCGCTCGCTGGTGCTCACGACCGCCGAGGCCGACGACCTGCGTGCCGCGGACCCGCGGATCGGCACGTGGATCAGGGACTACCTGAGCGGGGAGGACCTGGTCACTCGCCACCGCTCGTCCGCCTCGCGCCAGGTGCTCGATCTCGGCGCTGTCCCGCTCGCGGACCTCGAAGCCGTCCCCGCCCTCGCCGACCGGCTCACGCTGATCCGCACCGAGCGCGAGACCCAGCTCGCGAAGTACCCCCAGCTGGTCTCGCGCTGGTGGGGCTTCCTCAACCCCGTCGCCCGTCTGTACGAGGACCTGGCCGGCGAGCCCGAGGCGATCGCGTTCTCCAAGCACGCCAAGTACATCTGGCCGGTCATCGTCGGCACCGGGCCGGTCTTCAGCAACGGGCTGATCGTGTACCCCTCGGCCGACCGCGGCCTCTACGCCTTCCTTGCCTCGACCCCGCACCGGCTCTGGGCGGTCGACGAGGGCGGGTCGCGGCTCAACGAGAGCCACCGCTACAACCCCTCCCGGCTGCGCGCGACCTACCCGTTCCCGGACTCGGTCGACGGCGCGCGCGACGCGGGTGCCCGGCTGGCCGAGGCCGTCGTACGGGCGGGCGAGGCGCAGCAGGTCGGGGTCACCGAGCTGCTCAACCAGGTGCACGGGTCCGCGCCGGTGGCGCCGGAGATCGCCGCGATCCGGGACGCGGTCGTCGAGGTCGACCGGGCGGTCCTGGCTGCGCACGGGATCGACGAGGTGCTGGTGCACGGGCTCCAGGTCGTCGGGGACAGGACCCGCTTCGGGCTCGACCCGGGCGGCGAAGCGGCGATCAAGGCGCGGTTGCTCGAGCGCTGACCGGCAGGGTCGGGCGGCCGAGGTGTCCACAGCCCGTCGGGAGCGACCGGGCCGGCGGGCGTTGTGGATACGCGCGGCGTCACCCGACGGCGGCGTACGACCATCTGCCCGTGACCCAGCGCCGACCGCCCCGCCACCAGAGCCCCGTCCGCACGACCGCCGACCTGACCGCCCTGTGGCGGTCTGTGATCGGTGGTGAGCCGTTGCTGTTCCGATCGCTCTGGCTGCTGTTCCTCGACGACGCCCGACGCCCCGTCGGCCCGCTGCTCACCCTCGACAACCTGCCCGACGGGCCGTACGGGATCGACCGGGACGACCTGGTCGGGTGGTGCGACGAGATCCTCCGCGGACCAGGTGGCGGTGGCTCGGTCGCCCTTCTGCTCACCCGACCCGAAGGTGCGCCGTGGACGGTCAGCGACCGCGCGTGGGGGCGGTTCCTGCTCAACGCCACCGCCGAGATCGACGGACACGCCTGGCCGGTGCACTGGGCGCACCGTGGCGGGGTCGAGGTCTTCCGGCTCGCAGACCGAGGCACCCGTACGGCGTGAGGTGCACAATCGCTCCATGGCCAACCTGCTGTCCTACAAGTCCGAGGGCTCGATCCTCTCGATCCGATCGAAGAACTCGATCCTGTCGATCGGCAGCATCGGATCCATCGGCTCGATCGGGTCCATCGGTTCGTTCGCCTCGGCGTTCTCGGTCGCGTCCTTCGCCAGCCTCGGGTCCGCGATGTCCGGACTGTCGCTGGCCTCGGCGATGTCGTGGAGGTCGCGACTGGCCGCGATGAGCGCCGGCGAGGAGTAACGGGACTCTGCGGGACCCGTAGCGCCGCCGCGCGGGCGGGAGCACGCTGGACCGCAGGAGGTCAGCCCATGTCCCTGAACACCAGCTCCGTCTCCGTGATGCTGCCGATCGGCGACGCCGCCGCGGCGCAGGAGTTCTACTCCGACCGTGTCGGACTGCCCTTCGAGGGCACCAACAGCGAGGGGAGCCTGCTGTTCGGGCTGCCCGGCGGTTCGCAGCTCGTGCTGCTGCCGCGGCCGGACCAGCCGCCGTCGCCGAGCACCGCCGTCAGCTTCGTGGTCGACGACGTCGAGGCCGAGATCGCCGACCTCAAGGCCCGCGGCCTGGTCTTCCAGGACTACGACCTGCCCGGGTTCAAGACCGTGGACCACGTCTGCGTGATGGCGAGCGCGAAGGCGGCCTGGTTCCTCGACCCGCACGGCAACGTGCTCTGCCTGCACCAGAACCTGTGAGGAAGATGGTCTGTACCACCTTCTCAGTTTAGACTCCGAGTTTAGGATTTTCATTCAGCCAACGGTGCACATGCTGTTGTCTGATCGGTGACCGTTCTGGGAACTCACCGAAGGAACTTCATGAAACTCGCACGCTCCCGCTCTCTCGGCCTGCTCGTGGCCGCCGGCGTCGCTCTCGCCGTCGTACCGACTGTCGTCCCCGTCGCCACGGCGGCGTCGGGCAACCTGCCCTACACCTGCAAGATCTCGGGCAACACGGCGCCGGTCACGGTGACCCTGGACACCAGTGCGCCGTACTCGGTCGCGCCGGGGTCGTCGATTCAGCCCGTCCTCACCGCCTCCGTCTACTTCCCGGCCTCGGTCGTCAACGGGTTGCGCAGCAACTTGAACGCCACTGCGATCGCGGGCTCCGGCGGCAAGGTCGCCGTCAAGACCAACGGCGCGAGCACCACGGTGAGCAACCTGACCTTCCCCTCCGTGCCCCTGGAGCAGGACAAGGCGGTCACGGCGAAGGCAACCGCCACGATGGCGAAGCTAACCGATCTGCCCGAGGGGTCGGTCGTCTACAAGCCGGGTGACCTCACGGCCCTGACGCTCAACCTGACGGGCTCGGGATTCGCCCCGGTCCTGGCCTGCACCCTTGGGGCGACCTCGGCGAACATCGACACGGTCATCGTGTCCAACACCCCGCCGCCCCCGCCGCCGACCGTCGTGGCGACGTCCATCGCCGCGGCCAAGGCGTACTCGCGGAAGAAGGACAAGCTCACGATCGGTGCGAACGTGAAGTCCTCGGGTGCGACCCCGACCGGCAAGGTGACCATCGCCCTCTTCAAGTCCGGCAAGAAGATCCGGACGGCCACGCTGACCCTGGTGGGCGGGAAGGCCAAGGTCGTCTTCACCAAGGTCAGGAAGGGGAGCTACAAGTACACGATCACGTACGGCGGCTCCGCGACGAAGAAGCCGTCGACCTACACGTCGGCGAAGTTCAAGCTCAAGAAGTAGTCACCCGCAGCACGCACCGGGTCCGGCCGCGCGGCCGGACCCGGTGTGCTCGTTCCCGCGCCGCGGCGCCAGGCACACGACTCACACGAAGAAGCGCACCAGCTCCGGGCCGGTCACCTTCGCCTTGATCATGTGGGTCTGACCCTTGAGGGTCAGCAACCGCCCGTGCGGGAGCTGGTCGGCGATGGCAGCCTGCGCGTTCTGCAGGTACGCCGGGCTCTTGCCGCCCGCGATCACGATCGTCTCCGCTGCGACCGAGCCGTAGTGGCCGACCGGGAGCGGCTCGCCCTGCTCGAACGGCAGCACGATCCGGAAGTCGTGGACGAGCGTGTGCGCGACGGCCTTCAGGCCCTTCCACACCGGGAACAGCGGCATCAGCGCGAGCATCGGTGCCGGGACGCCGACCGTCCTCATGAACAGCTTCACCGCGCCGCCGCGGTCGTCCGCCGCGACCAGGCGCTCGATCTGCTCGGGCAGGTCAGGGGCGTTCGGCGCGTGGGTGTCGTCGACGATGAACGGCGCCTCGTAGACGGCCAGCCTCCGCATCGGCACGCCCTGGCGCGCGGCCTCCAGGGCGAGCGCGGCTCCGGAGGAGGCGGCGAACACGAACGCGTCCGGACCGACCGCGTCGAGCACGGCGACCAGGTCCTCGACCTCGCGCTGCACGGCGTACGGCTGGGTGTCGCTGCTCTCGCCGCGTCCCCGGCGGTCGTACCCGACGACGGTGAAGTGGTCCCGGAGCGCCGGCGTGAGCGTCTTGGCGGCACCCATTCCGCGGTGGCACAGCGCGCCCTCGACGATCACGAGCACCGGGCCGGTGCCGGTCAGGTCGTAGGCGATCCGGGTGCCGTCGGCCGAGACGGCGAAGCGGGTGGCGGTGGTGGTGGTGCTCATGGGCTCTCCTCGGTGGCGACGTCGCGGCAAGCCCGACGACGGTGGATGTGGTGTCCGTACGTCGAACGGGTCAGGTCGTCCTCGACATCGCCCGGCGGGATTCCTCGGCGCGCTTCTCCAGCACCGTCCGCTCGCCCTCGTTGCGGGTGCGCGACGCAGCCTCGGTGAACGCCTCGGCGGCGTCGGCGTACCGACCGGCACGGAAGAGCAGGTCACCGCGGACGCTGGGAAGCATCGGGGAGTCGCCCAGCGAGGACTCGTCCACGGCCTCCAGCACGGCCAGCCCGGCACCGGGATCGAACGCGCGTCCGTGCGCGACGGCTCTGTTCACCTCGACGACCGGGCCCGGCGCGGCCTCGGCCAGGACGTCGTACAGGATCGCGATCTGGCGCCAGTCGGTCTCGGCGAAGGTGGCTGCCTTGGCGTGCTGCGAGGCGATCGCGGCCTGCAGGAAGTAGCGGCCGACCGGGGCGCCGCGGGCGGCGAGCAGCTCGGCCCGCTGCAGTGCCGCGAGACCGCGGCGGATGAGCAGCTGGTCCCAGCGGCTGCGGTCCTGGTCCTCGAGCAGGACGGGCTCGCCGGCGTCGTCGACCCGGGCGGCCATCCGGGAGCCCTGGATCTCCAGGAGAGCCTGCAGTCCGTGCACGTCAGGCTCGTCCGGGGCGAGGTCGGCGAGCATCCTGGCGAGCCGCATCGCCTCGTTCGCGAGCTCGGGCCGCATCCAGTCGTCGCCGGCGGTTGCGGAGTAGCCCTCGTTGAAGATCAGGTAGATCACGGCCATCACGTCGTCGAGCCGCTTCTCGCGGTCCGGTCCCGCCGGGAGCTCGAACTCGGCGCGGACCTCGCTGAGCGTCTTCTTGGCCCGCGAGATCCGCTGGCCCATCGCGGACTCCGCCGCCAGGAAGCCGCGGGCGATCTCGCTGGTGGTCAGGCCACCGACCATCCGCAGCGTCAGCGCGGCCCGGGACTCGGGGGTGAGCGCGGGGTGGCAGCACAGGAAGACCAGGCGGAGGACGTCGTCCTCGATGTGGTCGACCTGGGAGTCGAGGTCGGGCATCTGGTCCTCCTCTCCCAGCAGCTGGGCGTGACCGATCTCCTCGGTCTTGCGGCGCAGCGTGTCCGCGCGCCGGATGTGGTCGATCCCGCGGCGCTTGGCCGTGGTCATCAGCCAGGCAGCCGGGTTCGACGGGATGCCCGAGGACGGCCACTGCTCGAGAGCAGCGACCAGGGCGTCCTGGGCGAGGTCCTCGGCGAGCTCGACGCTCCGGGTCATCCGGGTGAGCGCGCCGACCAGACGTGCCGACTCCTCGCGCCACGTGGCGGTGATCGCGTCGGTGGTGGTCGCGTCGGCTGGCACGAGAGCCAGCCTAGAGCCGGTCATCGAGCCTGCCGAGATGCGGTGACGTCTCGGCAGGCTCGACGAACGGGTGTCAGGCGTCGTCGGCCGCGGGCGGCTCGTCGGAGATCTGACGCAGCGTCGCGACCATCCGGCACTCGGGCCAGTGCTTCGCGTGCAGGTCGGCGAACTCCTGCTGACCGGCGATGGCGTCCTCGAGGTTGTCGTACTGCAGGATCGCGAAGCCGCCCGCGACCTCCTTGGACTCGGCGTACGGGCCGTCGACGCGGGTGGTCTCGCCGTTCTTCACGACGAAGTTCACGGCGTCCTCGGTGCCGTAGAGGCCGCCGCCGTCGAGGAAGACGCCCTTCGCGGCCTGCTCGCCGATGTAGGTGTCCATCGCGTCGAACAGCGCCTGCGGCGGCATGCCCTGGCCTTCTTCCATCCGTACGAATCCCATGAAACGCGGCATGTCGATCAGTCCTTCATCTGGTGGGGGAGTTGCTCTGTGCACGTACGTCGAACGGGGAACACGGCCTTCGACATCGGCCAAGACTTTTTTCAGACCTCGTAGATGTACCTGCTCGTCGGCACCAGGTCCAGGCCCTGGTCGGCGCCGAACCGGGCGACGCTGGTCATCAGCTTCGTGATCCGGCGGTCCAGTTCCTCGTCGTCCCCGCCGCTGCCGTAGAAGGCGTGCACGTCGGTCATCCCGGCCATCAGGAACAGCTCCTCCACGATCGCCGAGATCACCGGCGCGCCCGGGGTAAGCGCCTCGAGGACGACGTTCTGGATGTAGCCGAAGGTGTGCTGGGTCTCCGAGGCGATCGGGGTGTGGCTGCCGAGCCAGATCGCCAGGTACTCCTCCTGCGACATGCCTTCAGGCTTGCGCAGGACAGCGATGTTCGCGAGCGCGTCGTGCCGCTCGCCGGCGGGCACGGCCGGCGGCTCGACCGGGCGGTGCTCCTCGACGCGGTAGACGTGGGTCGGGGCCGGCA
The DNA window shown above is from Marmoricola sp. OAE513 and carries:
- a CDS encoding enoyl-CoA hydratase-related protein produces the protein MSTEELQVNRRDGVVEVVFNRPERRNAFTSAMYAALRDLCDELAEDTSTRVLVLRGAGGKAFAAGNEISDFLDRDAVGYEESIRQLLVALFELPQVTIAAVEGACVGGGLAVATHCDLRICTPESRFGYPIARTLGNALAAPVVYRCASVFGESLTREMLLTSRLTTAERAYAVGAVMSVVEDLDAELDTVVAGLLAASGVTMRATKAQLFARAEVLEAPPAFDAAMLGEIYTGDDFKEGVRAFLAKEKPAFR
- a CDS encoding VOC family protein translates to MSLNTSSVSVMLPIGDAAAAQEFYSDRVGLPFEGTNSEGSLLFGLPGGSQLVLLPRPDQPPSPSTAVSFVVDDVEAEIADLKARGLVFQDYDLPGFKTVDHVCVMASAKAAWFLDPHGNVLCLHQNL
- a CDS encoding alpha/beta hydrolase codes for the protein MSTTTTATRFAVSADGTRIAYDLTGTGPVLVIVEGALCHRGMGAAKTLTPALRDHFTVVGYDRRGRGESSDTQPYAVQREVEDLVAVLDAVGPDAFVFAASSGAALALEAARQGVPMRRLAVYEAPFIVDDTHAPNAPDLPEQIERLVAADDRGGAVKLFMRTVGVPAPMLALMPLFPVWKGLKAVAHTLVHDFRIVLPFEQGEPLPVGHYGSVAAETIVIAGGKSPAYLQNAQAAIADQLPHGRLLTLKGQTHMIKAKVTGPELVRFFV
- a CDS encoding N-6 DNA methylase: MSEAAAYRDAVRVVMREHGERLAAARGLVLPVGALAVGRAVPADLLASLRARVSRFDGVEVEQLGHAYEALLQDEDRRNAGAHYTPRALADEVVEHALAPLVEGLRAEDLLDLRILDIATGSGIFLLSAAEYLTGLVDGGPSLRQVITTCLYGADVDATTAEVCRLSLWLLAGDQDLPWNVLEGRVVAGDSLLDEPVAGRVAVDWTVLAPEVMGAGGFDAVIGNPPFLGVKNIRGAVGQVVRDRYAATLLDGESGRSDLVVFFLARATRLSRGVVGLVLPDAVSEGDSARFGPGRAIDQGFEIFRAETSRPWPSAAGVRIALLWLRRGVSGSSAVLDGVVVQRIGPHLGRVAASARGTTPAPDWLPHGHQATIVLGRSLVLTTAEADDLRAADPRIGTWIRDYLSGEDLVTRHRSSASRQVLDLGAVPLADLEAVPALADRLTLIRTERETQLAKYPQLVSRWWGFLNPVARLYEDLAGEPEAIAFSKHAKYIWPVIVGTGPVFSNGLIVYPSADRGLYAFLASTPHRLWAVDEGGSRLNESHRYNPSRLRATYPFPDSVDGARDAGARLAEAVVRAGEAQQVGVTELLNQVHGSAPVAPEIAAIRDAVVEVDRAVLAAHGIDEVLVHGLQVVGDRTRFGLDPGGEAAIKARLLER
- a CDS encoding TasA family protein encodes the protein MKRTKVLVPLATLLAAGAIAVGSGATFNSTTGNTISAVTAGTLTHTNSKADAAIFNLTNMKPGDVLNGTLTLTNTGSLPAAFSLMETSSSNGFAGSNLTLDIVDTTTGTNVFSGTFGALADDAKLELGTWASNAAHTFKFTVKLNQDTPNTDQGKTAGATYRWSSVQLAGDTFNQ
- a CDS encoding Ig-like domain repeat protein, with product MKLARSRSLGLLVAAGVALAVVPTVVPVATAASGNLPYTCKISGNTAPVTVTLDTSAPYSVAPGSSIQPVLTASVYFPASVVNGLRSNLNATAIAGSGGKVAVKTNGASTTVSNLTFPSVPLEQDKAVTAKATATMAKLTDLPEGSVVYKPGDLTALTLNLTGSGFAPVLACTLGATSANIDTVIVSNTPPPPPPTVVATSIAAAKAYSRKKDKLTIGANVKSSGATPTGKVTIALFKSGKKIRTATLTLVGGKAKVVFTKVRKGSYKYTITYGGSATKKPSTYTSAKFKLKK
- a CDS encoding YciI family protein — translated: MPRFMGFVRMEEGQGMPPQALFDAMDTYIGEQAAKGVFLDGGGLYGTEDAVNFVVKNGETTRVDGPYAESKEVAGGFAILQYDNLEDAIAGQQEFADLHAKHWPECRMVATLRQISDEPPAADDA
- a CDS encoding RNA polymerase sigma factor gives rise to the protein MPADATTTDAITATWREESARLVGALTRMTRSVELAEDLAQDALVAALEQWPSSGIPSNPAAWLMTTAKRRGIDHIRRADTLRRKTEEIGHAQLLGEEDQMPDLDSQVDHIEDDVLRLVFLCCHPALTPESRAALTLRMVGGLTTSEIARGFLAAESAMGQRISRAKKTLSEVRAEFELPAGPDREKRLDDVMAVIYLIFNEGYSATAGDDWMRPELANEAMRLARMLADLAPDEPDVHGLQALLEIQGSRMAARVDDAGEPVLLEDQDRSRWDQLLIRRGLAALQRAELLAARGAPVGRYFLQAAIASQHAKAATFAETDWRQIAILYDVLAEAAPGPVVEVNRAVAHGRAFDPGAGLAVLEAVDESSLGDSPMLPSVRGDLLFRAGRYADAAEAFTEAASRTRNEGERTVLEKRAEESRRAMSRTT
- a CDS encoding signal peptidase I, producing MSQHRAPGNQADKAPLPRRVLRWVATLALVVVMLGCVAWMAPALFGYDRYVITGGSMTGTYDKGSIVFEKKVPVSELEVGDVITYLPPADSGVPTLVTHRILKMEPAEGGGTLFTTKGDANAKPDPWHFLLLDQKQPVVEYGVPHAGWIFIALADRKVRMLVIGLPAALIALGALGQLVGGIRGRRLWEEPTPASPSHRSEPVLVVPPQRTPDEAPDRLLV